From one Synechocystis sp. PCC 6803 substr. PCC-P genomic stretch:
- a CDS encoding thiamine phosphate synthase, translating to MQQASPTAIARILDANLNRAREGLRTVEEWCRFALENRELAEECKQLRQALAPWHQDDLRAARDTPNDVGTQLTHAQEALRTDVRALLQANLCRVEEALRVLEEYGKLRDPAMGACCKQLRYRVYALESGLLGSKLVQRLQQCSLYLVTSPQENLLATVEAALQGGLKLVQYRDKDAEDQLRWQRAKDLRELCRQYEALFLVNDRVDLALAVDADGVHLGQQDLPIAVARQLLGPDKIIGRSTTNPEEMAKAIAEGADYIGVGPVYATPTKAGKKPAGLEYVQYAVTNSPVPWFAIGGIDGENLGEVMEAGATQVAIVRAIMETTNPTQATAQLLTQLSRINP from the coding sequence ATGCAACAAGCTTCCCCCACGGCGATCGCCAGAATTTTGGATGCCAATTTGAACCGGGCCCGGGAAGGGTTGCGGACGGTGGAGGAATGGTGTCGTTTTGCCCTGGAAAATCGGGAACTGGCGGAGGAATGTAAACAACTGCGGCAAGCTTTGGCTCCTTGGCACCAGGATGATCTGCGGGCGGCCCGGGACACCCCTAATGATGTGGGCACCCAGTTGACCCATGCCCAGGAAGCTCTGCGTACTGATGTGCGAGCTCTGTTACAAGCCAATCTCTGTCGGGTAGAAGAGGCGTTAAGGGTGCTGGAGGAGTACGGCAAACTGCGAGACCCGGCCATGGGAGCCTGTTGTAAGCAGTTACGCTATCGGGTTTATGCCTTGGAAAGTGGGTTGTTGGGATCCAAATTAGTACAAAGATTGCAACAATGTTCCCTTTACCTAGTCACTTCTCCCCAGGAAAATCTGCTAGCTACAGTGGAAGCGGCTCTGCAAGGGGGATTAAAGTTAGTCCAGTACCGGGATAAAGATGCGGAGGATCAGTTACGGTGGCAACGGGCTAAGGATTTACGGGAATTGTGCCGACAGTATGAAGCGCTGTTTCTAGTCAACGACCGGGTCGATTTAGCCCTAGCGGTGGATGCCGATGGGGTGCATTTGGGACAGCAGGATTTACCCATAGCGGTGGCTCGTCAACTATTGGGCCCTGATAAAATCATTGGTCGCTCCACCACCAATCCAGAAGAAATGGCCAAGGCGATCGCCGAAGGAGCAGACTACATTGGCGTGGGCCCTGTCTATGCCACTCCTACTAAAGCTGGGAAAAAACCCGCTGGTTTGGAGTATGTGCAGTATGCGGTCACCAACTCTCCGGTCCCTTGGTTTGCCATTGGCGGCATTGACGGGGAGAACTTAGGGGAAGTAATGGAGGCCGGGGCAACCCAGGTGGCGATCGTCCGGGCCATCATGGAGACCACCAATCCCACCCAGGCCACAGCGCAACTGTTAACCCAACTAAGCAGGATAAATCCTTAG
- the btpA gene encoding photosystem I biogenesis protein BtpA, with product MDLFQTFQTHNPVIGVVHLLPLPTSARWGGNLTAVIERAEQEATALAAGGVDGIIVENFFDAPFPKQRVDPAVVSAMTLIVDRLQNLVVAPVGINVLRNDAHSALAIASCVGAKFIRVNVLTGVMATDQGLIEGNAHELLRYRRELSSDVAILADVLVKHARPLGTPNLTTAVTDTIERGLADGIILSGWATGSPPNLEDLELATNAAKGTPVFIGSGADEDNIGQLIQAANGVIVASSLKRHGNINEAIDPIRVSAFIEAMAEGLKSKPSKSTVVDAPAGTKSVVC from the coding sequence GTGGATTTATTTCAAACTTTTCAGACCCATAATCCTGTTATTGGCGTTGTACACCTCCTACCATTGCCAACTTCGGCCCGTTGGGGAGGCAATCTCACCGCCGTCATTGAGCGAGCGGAACAAGAAGCCACGGCCCTTGCCGCTGGGGGGGTGGATGGCATTATTGTGGAAAACTTTTTCGATGCCCCTTTTCCCAAACAAAGGGTAGATCCAGCGGTGGTCAGCGCCATGACCTTAATTGTCGATCGCCTGCAAAATTTGGTGGTGGCCCCGGTGGGCATCAACGTTCTGCGTAACGATGCCCATAGTGCCTTGGCGATCGCCAGTTGCGTGGGGGCAAAATTTATCCGGGTTAATGTGCTCACGGGGGTGATGGCCACGGATCAAGGTTTAATCGAAGGCAACGCCCATGAACTATTGCGCTATCGGCGGGAATTGAGCAGTGATGTGGCCATTTTGGCCGATGTGCTGGTTAAACACGCCCGACCCTTGGGTACGCCTAATTTAACCACCGCTGTTACCGACACCATTGAGCGGGGCTTGGCCGATGGCATTATTCTCTCTGGCTGGGCCACCGGCAGTCCTCCTAATTTGGAAGATCTGGAGTTAGCTACCAACGCCGCCAAGGGCACTCCAGTTTTCATTGGCAGTGGGGCAGACGAGGACAATATTGGTCAGTTAATCCAGGCGGCCAATGGGGTGATTGTGGCCAGTTCCCTCAAACGTCACGGCAATATTAACGAAGCCATTGACCCCATCCGGGTGTCCGCTTTCATTGAAGCCATGGCCGAGGGTTTAAAGTCCAAGCCTAGTAAATCCACCGTGGTGGATGCCCCTGCTGGAACAAAATCAGTGGTTTGTTGA
- a CDS encoding FAD-dependent oxidoreductase, whose translation MAKKLLLVGGGHSNALVLKHWCRHPLADVELTLVSDVRQTPYSGMLPGYLAGFYSYGESHIDLAPLCASAGAIFVQDKAIAVNPEQNLLTTAEGRQLSFDCLSLDIGSTPFIDDIVGAEYGIPAKPVPQFLTAWLALLENIDQNRPKKVTLAIAGGGAGGVELAFNLQARLAKLFPAMGLDMQIWQRGAILLPHHSVQGRKLIERLLVKQNIAVLLNHPVTSIEPEFSPDDNPLTCYKLWSNDHWQSVNAVFLVTQASPAPWLAQSGLSLDSRGFVSVKPTLQSYSHGHIFAAGDVANMIDHPRPKAGVFAVRQGKPLFENLQHYLSHQTLKTFVPQSKYLSLLGTRDGRAIALWGPWASYGHCWWRLKDYIDRQFMAGFSA comes from the coding sequence ATGGCCAAAAAACTATTACTGGTGGGGGGAGGCCATAGCAATGCTTTGGTGCTCAAACATTGGTGTCGCCACCCCCTGGCTGATGTGGAATTAACCCTTGTCAGTGACGTTAGACAAACCCCCTATTCCGGTATGTTGCCGGGGTATTTAGCTGGTTTTTACTCCTACGGCGAAAGTCACATTGATTTAGCTCCCCTCTGTGCTTCAGCCGGAGCAATTTTTGTGCAAGATAAGGCGATCGCCGTTAACCCGGAGCAGAATTTATTAACCACTGCCGAGGGGAGACAATTAAGCTTTGATTGCCTTTCCCTTGACATTGGTAGTACTCCGTTCATAGATGATATTGTCGGGGCGGAGTATGGCATTCCCGCTAAACCAGTGCCCCAATTTTTAACTGCTTGGCTGGCTTTATTGGAGAACATTGACCAGAATCGACCGAAAAAAGTAACTTTGGCGATCGCCGGGGGAGGAGCGGGGGGAGTAGAGTTAGCTTTCAATCTGCAAGCTCGTTTGGCAAAGCTTTTCCCCGCCATGGGGTTAGATATGCAAATTTGGCAACGGGGCGCGATCCTTTTACCACACCATAGTGTCCAGGGCAGAAAACTGATTGAGAGATTGTTGGTAAAGCAAAACATTGCCGTGTTACTAAATCACCCTGTCACCAGCATTGAGCCTGAGTTTTCCCCCGATGACAATCCATTAACCTGTTACAAACTTTGGAGTAATGACCATTGGCAGTCAGTCAATGCTGTATTTTTAGTTACCCAAGCTAGCCCAGCCCCGTGGTTAGCCCAATCCGGTTTAAGCCTAGATAGCCGGGGCTTTGTGTCAGTTAAACCAACGTTGCAAAGCTATTCCCATGGGCATATTTTCGCGGCGGGGGATGTGGCCAATATGATCGATCATCCACGGCCTAAGGCGGGGGTGTTTGCTGTGCGCCAAGGCAAGCCATTGTTTGAAAATCTACAGCACTATCTTTCCCACCAGACACTTAAAACTTTTGTTCCTCAATCTAAATATTTGAGTTTATTGGGTACGAGGGATGGTAGGGCGATCGCCCTTTGGGGGCCCTGGGCTAGTTACGGCCACTGTTGGTGGCGACTTAAGGACTATATTGACCGCCAATTTATGGCTGGATTTTCTGCGTAA